Proteins from a genomic interval of Gadus morhua chromosome 19, gadMor3.0, whole genome shotgun sequence:
- the mapk10 gene encoding mitogen-activated protein kinase 10 isoform X2, whose translation MVFMSRHFLYNCSQPILDVKIAFCQGFGKEVDVSYIGKHYNMSKSKVDNQFYSVEVGDSTFTVLKRYQNLKPIGSGAQGIVCAGYDAVLDRNVAIKKLSRPFQNQTHSKRAYRELVLMKCVNHKNIISLLNVFTPQKSLEEFQDVYLVMELMDANLCQVIQMELDHERMSYLLYQMLCGIKHLHAAGIIHRDLKPSNIVVKSDCTLKILDFGLARTAGTSFMMTPYVVTRYYRAPEVILGMGYKENVDMWSVGCIFGEVVRGTVLFPGTDHIDQWNKVIEQLGTPQAEFMKKLQPTVRNYVENRPKYAGLTFPKLFPDCLFPADSEHNKLKASQARDLLSKMLIIDPSKRISVDEALQHPYINVWYDPAEVEAARDLVQISMPPPAIYDKQLDEREHSIDEWKELIYKEVMNFEERTKNGVVKGQPSPSGAAVNSSESLPPSTSVNDISSMSTDQTLASDTDSSLETSVGPLGCCR comes from the exons ATG GTATTTATGAGCAGACATTTCTTATACAACTGCAGCCAACCCATCCTGGATGTGAAGATAGCTTTTTGTCAG GGTTTTGGAAAAGAAGTGGATGTGTCATATATCGGCAAGCATTACAACATGAGTAAAAGCAAAGTGGACAACCAGTTCTACAGCGTGGAAGTGGGAGACTCTACCTTCACAGTCCTAAAGCGCTACCAGAATCTCAAGCCCATTGGCTCGGGGGCCCAGGGCATCGTATG CGCGGGCTACGATGCGGTCCTGGACAGAAATGTGGCCATCAAAAAGCTGAGCAGACCGTTCCAGAACCAGACGCACTCTAAGAGGGCGTACCGGGAACTAGTGCTCATGAAATGTGTCAACCACAAAAAC ATCATcagtttattaaatgttttcacACCACAGAAATCATTAGAGGAATTCCAAGATGT GTATCTCGTGATGGAGCTAATGGATGCCAACCTGTGCCAGGTGATCCAGATGGAGCTGGACCACGAGAGGATGTCCTACCTGCTCTACCAGATGCTCTGTGGCATCAAGCACCTGCATGCCGCCGGCATCATCCACAGG GACCTGAAGCCAAGCAATATCGTGGTAAAGTCAGACTGCACCCTGAAGATCTTGGACTTCGGCCTGGCCAGGACAGCTGGCACCAGCTTCATGATGACCCCCTACGTGGTGACCAGATACTACAGAGCGCCAGAGGTCATCCTGGGCATGGGCTACAAGGAGAACG tggacATGTGGTCAGTGGGCTGTATCTTTGGAGAGGTGGTAAGAGGCACAGTGCTTTTCCCTGGGACTGACC ACATCGACCAATGGAACAAGGTCATAGAGCAGCTGGGCACACCGCAAGCAGAGTTCATGAAGAAGCTGCAGCCCACGGTCCGCAACTACGTGGAGAACCGGCCAAAGTACGCCGGCCTCACCTTCCCCAAGCTCTTCCCAGACTGCCTGTTCCCGGCAGACTCTGAGCACAACAAACTCAAAG CCAGTCAGGCCAGAGACCTGCTGTCCAAGATGCTGATCATAGACCCCTCTAAGAGGATATCAGTGGACGAGGCCCTGCAGCACCCCTACATCAACGTGTGGTACGACCCAGCCGAGGTGGAAGCG GCCCGAGATCTCGTCCAAATATCAATG CCTCCACCTGCGATCTACGACAAGCAGCTGGATGAGAGAGAACACTCCATTGATGAATGGAAAG AGCTGATCTACAAAGAGGTGATGAACTTTGAGGAGAGAACGAAGAATGGCGTTGTGAAGGGCCAGCCTTCACCCTCAG GTGCAGCCGTGAACAGCAGCGAGAGCCTCCCTCCGTCCACCTCCGTCAACGACATCTCCTCCATGTCCACCGACCAGACCCTGGCTTCAGACACCGACAGCAGCCTGGAGACCTCCGTGGGGCCGCTGGGGTGCTGCAGGTGA
- the mapk10 gene encoding mitogen-activated protein kinase 10 isoform X1: protein MVFMSRHFLYNCSQPILDVKIAFCQGFGKEVDVSYIGKHYNMSKSKVDNQFYSVEVGDSTFTVLKRYQNLKPIGSGAQGIVCAGYDAVLDRNVAIKKLSRPFQNQTHSKRAYRELVLMKCVNHKNIISLLNVFTPQKSLEEFQDVYLVMELMDANLCQVIQMELDHERMSYLLYQMLCGIKHLHAAGIIHRDLKPSNIVVKSDCTLKILDFGLARTAGTSFMMTPYVVTRYYRAPEVILGMGYKENVDIWSVGCIMGEMVRHKILFPGRDYIDQWNKVIEQLGTPQAEFMKKLQPTVRNYVENRPKYAGLTFPKLFPDCLFPADSEHNKLKASQARDLLSKMLIIDPSKRISVDEALQHPYINVWYDPAEVEAARDLVQISMPPPAIYDKQLDEREHSIDEWKELIYKEVMNFEERTKNGVVKGQPSPSGAAVNSSESLPPSTSVNDISSMSTDQTLASDTDSSLETSVGPLGCCR, encoded by the exons ATG GTATTTATGAGCAGACATTTCTTATACAACTGCAGCCAACCCATCCTGGATGTGAAGATAGCTTTTTGTCAG GGTTTTGGAAAAGAAGTGGATGTGTCATATATCGGCAAGCATTACAACATGAGTAAAAGCAAAGTGGACAACCAGTTCTACAGCGTGGAAGTGGGAGACTCTACCTTCACAGTCCTAAAGCGCTACCAGAATCTCAAGCCCATTGGCTCGGGGGCCCAGGGCATCGTATG CGCGGGCTACGATGCGGTCCTGGACAGAAATGTGGCCATCAAAAAGCTGAGCAGACCGTTCCAGAACCAGACGCACTCTAAGAGGGCGTACCGGGAACTAGTGCTCATGAAATGTGTCAACCACAAAAAC ATCATcagtttattaaatgttttcacACCACAGAAATCATTAGAGGAATTCCAAGATGT GTATCTCGTGATGGAGCTAATGGATGCCAACCTGTGCCAGGTGATCCAGATGGAGCTGGACCACGAGAGGATGTCCTACCTGCTCTACCAGATGCTCTGTGGCATCAAGCACCTGCATGCCGCCGGCATCATCCACAGG GACCTGAAGCCAAGCAATATCGTGGTAAAGTCAGACTGCACCCTGAAGATCTTGGACTTCGGCCTGGCCAGGACAGCTGGCACCAGCTTCATGATGACCCCCTACGTGGTGACCAGATACTACAGAGCGCCAGAGGTCATCCTGGGCATGGGCTACAAGGAGAACG TCGACATATGGTCAGTGGGATGCATTATGGGAGAAATGGTGCGCCACAAAATACTCTTCCCAGGCAGGGACT ACATCGACCAATGGAACAAGGTCATAGAGCAGCTGGGCACACCGCAAGCAGAGTTCATGAAGAAGCTGCAGCCCACGGTCCGCAACTACGTGGAGAACCGGCCAAAGTACGCCGGCCTCACCTTCCCCAAGCTCTTCCCAGACTGCCTGTTCCCGGCAGACTCTGAGCACAACAAACTCAAAG CCAGTCAGGCCAGAGACCTGCTGTCCAAGATGCTGATCATAGACCCCTCTAAGAGGATATCAGTGGACGAGGCCCTGCAGCACCCCTACATCAACGTGTGGTACGACCCAGCCGAGGTGGAAGCG GCCCGAGATCTCGTCCAAATATCAATG CCTCCACCTGCGATCTACGACAAGCAGCTGGATGAGAGAGAACACTCCATTGATGAATGGAAAG AGCTGATCTACAAAGAGGTGATGAACTTTGAGGAGAGAACGAAGAATGGCGTTGTGAAGGGCCAGCCTTCACCCTCAG GTGCAGCCGTGAACAGCAGCGAGAGCCTCCCTCCGTCCACCTCCGTCAACGACATCTCCTCCATGTCCACCGACCAGACCCTGGCTTCAGACACCGACAGCAGCCTGGAGACCTCCGTGGGGCCGCTGGGGTGCTGCAGGTGA
- the mapk10 gene encoding mitogen-activated protein kinase 10 isoform X5: MVFMSRHFLYNCSQPILDVKIAFCQGFGKEVDVSYIGKHYNMSKSKVDNQFYSVEVGDSTFTVLKRYQNLKPIGSGAQGIVCAGYDAVLDRNVAIKKLSRPFQNQTHSKRAYRELVLMKCVNHKNIISLLNVFTPQKSLEEFQDVYLVMELMDANLCQVIQMELDHERMSYLLYQMLCGIKHLHAAGIIHRDLKPSNIVVKSDCTLKILDFGLARTAGTSFMMTPYVVTRYYRAPEVILGMGYKENVDIWSVGCIMGEMVRHKILFPGRDYIDQWNKVIEQLGTPQAEFMKKLQPTVRNYVENRPKYAGLTFPKLFPDCLFPADSEHNKLKASQARDLLSKMLIIDPSKRISVDEALQHPYINVWYDPAEVEAARDLVQISMPPPAIYDKQLDEREHSIDEWKELIYKEVMNFEERTKNGVVKGQPSPSGTLSA, from the exons ATG GTATTTATGAGCAGACATTTCTTATACAACTGCAGCCAACCCATCCTGGATGTGAAGATAGCTTTTTGTCAG GGTTTTGGAAAAGAAGTGGATGTGTCATATATCGGCAAGCATTACAACATGAGTAAAAGCAAAGTGGACAACCAGTTCTACAGCGTGGAAGTGGGAGACTCTACCTTCACAGTCCTAAAGCGCTACCAGAATCTCAAGCCCATTGGCTCGGGGGCCCAGGGCATCGTATG CGCGGGCTACGATGCGGTCCTGGACAGAAATGTGGCCATCAAAAAGCTGAGCAGACCGTTCCAGAACCAGACGCACTCTAAGAGGGCGTACCGGGAACTAGTGCTCATGAAATGTGTCAACCACAAAAAC ATCATcagtttattaaatgttttcacACCACAGAAATCATTAGAGGAATTCCAAGATGT GTATCTCGTGATGGAGCTAATGGATGCCAACCTGTGCCAGGTGATCCAGATGGAGCTGGACCACGAGAGGATGTCCTACCTGCTCTACCAGATGCTCTGTGGCATCAAGCACCTGCATGCCGCCGGCATCATCCACAGG GACCTGAAGCCAAGCAATATCGTGGTAAAGTCAGACTGCACCCTGAAGATCTTGGACTTCGGCCTGGCCAGGACAGCTGGCACCAGCTTCATGATGACCCCCTACGTGGTGACCAGATACTACAGAGCGCCAGAGGTCATCCTGGGCATGGGCTACAAGGAGAACG TCGACATATGGTCAGTGGGATGCATTATGGGAGAAATGGTGCGCCACAAAATACTCTTCCCAGGCAGGGACT ACATCGACCAATGGAACAAGGTCATAGAGCAGCTGGGCACACCGCAAGCAGAGTTCATGAAGAAGCTGCAGCCCACGGTCCGCAACTACGTGGAGAACCGGCCAAAGTACGCCGGCCTCACCTTCCCCAAGCTCTTCCCAGACTGCCTGTTCCCGGCAGACTCTGAGCACAACAAACTCAAAG CCAGTCAGGCCAGAGACCTGCTGTCCAAGATGCTGATCATAGACCCCTCTAAGAGGATATCAGTGGACGAGGCCCTGCAGCACCCCTACATCAACGTGTGGTACGACCCAGCCGAGGTGGAAGCG GCCCGAGATCTCGTCCAAATATCAATG CCTCCACCTGCGATCTACGACAAGCAGCTGGATGAGAGAGAACACTCCATTGATGAATGGAAAG AGCTGATCTACAAAGAGGTGATGAACTTTGAGGAGAGAACGAAGAATGGCGTTGTGAAGGGCCAGCCTTCACCCTCAGGTACTCTCAGTGCATGA
- the mapk10 gene encoding mitogen-activated protein kinase 10 isoform X4 produces the protein MVFMSRHFLYNCSQPILDVKIAFCQGFGKEVDVSYIGKHYNMSKSKVDNQFYSVEVGDSTFTVLKRYQNLKPIGSGAQGIVCAGYDAVLDRNVAIKKLSRPFQNQTHSKRAYRELVLMKCVNHKNIISLLNVFTPQKSLEEFQDVYLVMELMDANLCQVIQMELDHERMSYLLYQMLCGIKHLHAAGIIHRDLKPSNIVVKSDCTLKILDFGLARTAGTSFMMTPYVVTRYYRAPEVILGMGYKENVDIWSVGCIMGEMVRHKILFPGRDYIDQWNKVIEQLGTPQAEFMKKLQPTVRNYVENRPKYAGLTFPKLFPDCLFPADSEHNKLKASQARDLLSKMLIIDPSKRISVDEALQHPYINVWYDPAEVEAARDLVQISMPPPAIYDKQLDEREHSIDEWKELIYKEVMNFEERTKNGVVKGQPSPSAQVQP, from the exons ATG GTATTTATGAGCAGACATTTCTTATACAACTGCAGCCAACCCATCCTGGATGTGAAGATAGCTTTTTGTCAG GGTTTTGGAAAAGAAGTGGATGTGTCATATATCGGCAAGCATTACAACATGAGTAAAAGCAAAGTGGACAACCAGTTCTACAGCGTGGAAGTGGGAGACTCTACCTTCACAGTCCTAAAGCGCTACCAGAATCTCAAGCCCATTGGCTCGGGGGCCCAGGGCATCGTATG CGCGGGCTACGATGCGGTCCTGGACAGAAATGTGGCCATCAAAAAGCTGAGCAGACCGTTCCAGAACCAGACGCACTCTAAGAGGGCGTACCGGGAACTAGTGCTCATGAAATGTGTCAACCACAAAAAC ATCATcagtttattaaatgttttcacACCACAGAAATCATTAGAGGAATTCCAAGATGT GTATCTCGTGATGGAGCTAATGGATGCCAACCTGTGCCAGGTGATCCAGATGGAGCTGGACCACGAGAGGATGTCCTACCTGCTCTACCAGATGCTCTGTGGCATCAAGCACCTGCATGCCGCCGGCATCATCCACAGG GACCTGAAGCCAAGCAATATCGTGGTAAAGTCAGACTGCACCCTGAAGATCTTGGACTTCGGCCTGGCCAGGACAGCTGGCACCAGCTTCATGATGACCCCCTACGTGGTGACCAGATACTACAGAGCGCCAGAGGTCATCCTGGGCATGGGCTACAAGGAGAACG TCGACATATGGTCAGTGGGATGCATTATGGGAGAAATGGTGCGCCACAAAATACTCTTCCCAGGCAGGGACT ACATCGACCAATGGAACAAGGTCATAGAGCAGCTGGGCACACCGCAAGCAGAGTTCATGAAGAAGCTGCAGCCCACGGTCCGCAACTACGTGGAGAACCGGCCAAAGTACGCCGGCCTCACCTTCCCCAAGCTCTTCCCAGACTGCCTGTTCCCGGCAGACTCTGAGCACAACAAACTCAAAG CCAGTCAGGCCAGAGACCTGCTGTCCAAGATGCTGATCATAGACCCCTCTAAGAGGATATCAGTGGACGAGGCCCTGCAGCACCCCTACATCAACGTGTGGTACGACCCAGCCGAGGTGGAAGCG GCCCGAGATCTCGTCCAAATATCAATG CCTCCACCTGCGATCTACGACAAGCAGCTGGATGAGAGAGAACACTCCATTGATGAATGGAAAG AGCTGATCTACAAAGAGGTGATGAACTTTGAGGAGAGAACGAAGAATGGCGTTGTGAAGGGCCAGCCTTCACCCTCAG CGCAGGTGCAGCCGTGA
- the mapk10 gene encoding mitogen-activated protein kinase 10 isoform X3, protein MSKSKVDNQFYSVEVGDSTFTVLKRYQNLKPIGSGAQGIVCAGYDAVLDRNVAIKKLSRPFQNQTHSKRAYRELVLMKCVNHKNIISLLNVFTPQKSLEEFQDVYLVMELMDANLCQVIQMELDHERMSYLLYQMLCGIKHLHAAGIIHRDLKPSNIVVKSDCTLKILDFGLARTAGTSFMMTPYVVTRYYRAPEVILGMGYKENVDIWSVGCIMGEMVRHKILFPGRDYIDQWNKVIEQLGTPQAEFMKKLQPTVRNYVENRPKYAGLTFPKLFPDCLFPADSEHNKLKASQARDLLSKMLIIDPSKRISVDEALQHPYINVWYDPAEVEAARDLVQISMPPPAIYDKQLDEREHSIDEWKELIYKEVMNFEERTKNGVVKGQPSPSGAAVNSSESLPPSTSVNDISSMSTDQTLASDTDSSLETSVGPLGCCR, encoded by the exons ATGAGTAAAAGCAAAGTGGACAACCAGTTCTACAGCGTGGAAGTGGGAGACTCTACCTTCACAGTCCTAAAGCGCTACCAGAATCTCAAGCCCATTGGCTCGGGGGCCCAGGGCATCGTATG CGCGGGCTACGATGCGGTCCTGGACAGAAATGTGGCCATCAAAAAGCTGAGCAGACCGTTCCAGAACCAGACGCACTCTAAGAGGGCGTACCGGGAACTAGTGCTCATGAAATGTGTCAACCACAAAAAC ATCATcagtttattaaatgttttcacACCACAGAAATCATTAGAGGAATTCCAAGATGT GTATCTCGTGATGGAGCTAATGGATGCCAACCTGTGCCAGGTGATCCAGATGGAGCTGGACCACGAGAGGATGTCCTACCTGCTCTACCAGATGCTCTGTGGCATCAAGCACCTGCATGCCGCCGGCATCATCCACAGG GACCTGAAGCCAAGCAATATCGTGGTAAAGTCAGACTGCACCCTGAAGATCTTGGACTTCGGCCTGGCCAGGACAGCTGGCACCAGCTTCATGATGACCCCCTACGTGGTGACCAGATACTACAGAGCGCCAGAGGTCATCCTGGGCATGGGCTACAAGGAGAACG TCGACATATGGTCAGTGGGATGCATTATGGGAGAAATGGTGCGCCACAAAATACTCTTCCCAGGCAGGGACT ACATCGACCAATGGAACAAGGTCATAGAGCAGCTGGGCACACCGCAAGCAGAGTTCATGAAGAAGCTGCAGCCCACGGTCCGCAACTACGTGGAGAACCGGCCAAAGTACGCCGGCCTCACCTTCCCCAAGCTCTTCCCAGACTGCCTGTTCCCGGCAGACTCTGAGCACAACAAACTCAAAG CCAGTCAGGCCAGAGACCTGCTGTCCAAGATGCTGATCATAGACCCCTCTAAGAGGATATCAGTGGACGAGGCCCTGCAGCACCCCTACATCAACGTGTGGTACGACCCAGCCGAGGTGGAAGCG GCCCGAGATCTCGTCCAAATATCAATG CCTCCACCTGCGATCTACGACAAGCAGCTGGATGAGAGAGAACACTCCATTGATGAATGGAAAG AGCTGATCTACAAAGAGGTGATGAACTTTGAGGAGAGAACGAAGAATGGCGTTGTGAAGGGCCAGCCTTCACCCTCAG GTGCAGCCGTGAACAGCAGCGAGAGCCTCCCTCCGTCCACCTCCGTCAACGACATCTCCTCCATGTCCACCGACCAGACCCTGGCTTCAGACACCGACAGCAGCCTGGAGACCTCCGTGGGGCCGCTGGGGTGCTGCAGGTGA